One Legionella hackeliae DNA segment encodes these proteins:
- the bioB gene encoding biotin synthase BioB produces the protein MNKPVQWTLSEITRIYEQPFNDLIYAAHRVHRENHPDNAVQLAKLLSIKTGACPEDCGYCSQSGHHSTHVEKENLMTVEQVLSKAQEAKDNGAKRFCMGAAWRCPPDKAMPQLKDMIAGVKAMGLETCMTLGMLSAQQANTLKEAGLDYYNHNIDTSPSYYDKVATTRKFSDRLETIEHVRQAGIRVCCGGILGLGETREDRIEFLMTLANMETPPESVPINRLIPVEGTPLAKAQPVEGIELVRTIATARLLMPKSVIRLTAGRTEMTDELQALCYFAGANSIFIGNKLLTEPNPKQDKDQLLFEKLGLRAFAEA, from the coding sequence GTGAATAAACCTGTGCAGTGGACTCTCAGTGAAATTACCAGAATCTATGAACAACCTTTCAATGACTTAATTTATGCAGCACACCGTGTTCACAGAGAAAATCATCCTGACAACGCAGTGCAACTTGCAAAACTATTAAGTATTAAAACGGGGGCTTGTCCTGAGGATTGCGGATATTGTTCACAAAGCGGTCATCACAGTACCCACGTTGAGAAAGAAAATTTGATGACTGTCGAACAAGTTTTAAGTAAAGCCCAAGAAGCTAAAGATAATGGCGCCAAACGCTTTTGCATGGGTGCCGCATGGCGCTGCCCTCCAGATAAAGCAATGCCTCAATTGAAAGACATGATCGCAGGGGTTAAAGCGATGGGATTAGAAACCTGTATGACTTTAGGCATGTTAAGCGCCCAACAAGCCAATACTCTAAAAGAAGCAGGTTTAGATTACTATAATCATAATATTGATACCTCACCATCCTACTATGACAAAGTAGCAACCACTCGAAAATTTAGTGATCGACTAGAAACCATTGAACATGTACGTCAAGCGGGGATTCGCGTTTGCTGCGGTGGAATCTTGGGATTGGGTGAAACTCGCGAAGATAGAATAGAGTTTTTAATGACATTAGCCAATATGGAAACTCCACCAGAAAGTGTGCCCATTAATCGATTAATTCCTGTTGAAGGAACTCCTCTTGCAAAAGCACAGCCCGTTGAAGGAATAGAACTTGTTCGAACAATTGCCACAGCACGACTTTTGATGCCAAAAAGCGTCATTCGTTTAACGGCAGGTAGAACGGAAATGACTGATGAACTACAAGCTCTTTGTTATTTTGCGGGTGCAAATTCGATTTTTATTGGTAATAAATTACTTACAGAACCCAATCCCAAACAAGACAAGGATCAACTCTTGTTTGAGAAATTAGGTTTAAGAGCATTTGCTGAAGCATGA